A single window of Paroedura picta isolate Pp20150507F chromosome 8, Ppicta_v3.0, whole genome shotgun sequence DNA harbors:
- the SERP1 gene encoding stress-associated endoplasmic reticulum protein 1, with protein sequence MVAKQRIRMANEKHSKNITQRGNVAKTSRNAPEEKASVGPWLLALFIFVVCGSAIFQIIQSIRMGM encoded by the exons ATGGTGGCCAAGCAGCGCATCCGGATGGCCAACGAGAAGCACAGCAAGAACATCACGCAGCGCGGCAACGTCGCCAAGACCTCG AGAAACGCGCCCGAGGAGAAGGCGTCGGTGGGGCCGTGGCTCTTGGCTCTCTTCATCTTCGTGGTGTGCGGGTCGG CTATTTTTCAGATTATTCAGAGTATCAGGATGGGCATGTGA
- the EIF2A gene encoding eukaryotic translation initiation factor 2A yields the protein MAPPTPLLAVRGSEGLYMVNGPPHFTENTTFERDSGKNCKVFAFSKDGSLFAWCNGEQINIVNVTSNKLLHSFDLPKTVCLEFSPKGNVLATWQPYTSGKDGAAGVPNLQVLDVKMGNCLKSFIQKKTQNWCPCWSDDESICARSVNNELHFFENNDFSTIANKLHLQKVNDFVLSPGDQPSKVAVYVPGSKGAPSFVRLYQYPVFGGPQAALANKSFFKADKVTLLWNSKATAVLVIASTEVDKTGASYYGEQTLHYIATNGESAVVQLPKNGPIYDAAWNPNAMEFCVVYGFMPAKATVFDLKCDPVFDFGTGPHNATYYSPQGHILVLAGFGNLSGQLDVWDVKNYKLISKPQASDSTYFAWCPDGEHIVTATCSPRLRVGNGYKIWHYTGSILYKYEAPPNSELWQVAWQPCLEGTFPTKGVKYHTVPSKVPDDEPKAGQAYRPPALRNKPITSSKLHENEPPQNMRPQSKGSDKPLSKTALKNQRKHEAKKVAKQEARAEGNQEIAPGSPVLNAAHAVAPSVTSGDPEVDKKIKNLKKKLKAIEQLKDQAATGKQLEKNQMEKIQKEAALLKELEDLELGI from the exons ATGGCGCCTCCCACTCCACTGCTGGCAG TGCGAGGATCTGAAGGACTCTACATGGTGAACGGGCCTCCTCATTTTACAGAGAACACAACATTTGAAAG GGATTCTGGGAAAAACTGCAAGGTTTTTGCTTTCAGCAAGGATGGATCCTTGTTTGCTTGGTGCAATGGAGAACA AATAAACATTGTGAATGTCACCAGCAACAAGTTACTGCACTCTTTTGATCTGCCAAAGACCGTTTGCCTTGAATTCTCTCCAAAGGGCAATGTCCTGGCAACATGGCAACCCTACACAT CTGGCAAAGATGGTGCGGCTGGGGTGCCCAACCTCCAAGTGTTGGATGTGAAAATGGGCAATTGTTTGAAGTCCTTCATCCAGAAGAAAACACAGAACTG GTGTCCTTGCTGGTCAGATGATGAAAGCATATGTGCCAGAAGTGTTAACAATGAACTGCACTTTTTTGAAAACAACGACTTCA GTACAATTGCAAATAAACTACATTTGCAGAAAGTCAACGATTTTGTGCTCTCGCCAGGAGATCAGCCGAGCAAG GTGGCAGTCTACGTTCCGGGAAGCAAGGGGGCTCCATCATTCGTTAGACTCTATCAGTATCCCGTCTTTGGAGGTCCGCAAGCAGCACTAGCCAACAAGAGTTTCTTTAAGGCTGATAAGGTGACCCTGCTGTGGAATAGTAAAG CCACAGCTGTGCTCGTAATTGCCAGTACAGAAGTTGACAAAACAGGAGCTTCATATTACGGAGAACAAACTCTGCATTACATTGCAACCAATGGAGAAAGCGCAGTCGTACAACTAC CAAAAAATGGCCCTATCTATGATGCAGCCTGGAATCCCAATGCCATGGAGTTCTGTGTCGTGTACGGCTTTATGCCCGCCAAAGCGACGGTCTTCGACCTAAAATGTGATCCTGTGTTTGACTTCGGAACTGGTCCTCACAACGCCACCTACTACAGCCCGCAAGGACATATCTTAGTCCTCGCTGGATTTGGAAATCTCAGTGGACAACTGGATGTGTGGGATGTTAAGAACTACAAACTGATTTCCAAGCCTCAAGCTTCGGATTCCACGTATTTTGCCTGGTGCCCTGACGGAGAGCACATCGTGACTGCGACGTGTTCCCCTCGGCTGCGAGTTGGAAACGGCTATAAGATTTGGCATTACACCGGCTCCATCCTCTACAAATACGAGGCCCCGCCAAATTCAGAGCTCTGGCAAGTTGCTTGGCAGCCCTGTTTGGAAGGGACGTTTCCAACCAAAGGAGTCAAGTACCACACTGTTCCAAGCAAAGTGCCGGATGATGAGCCAAAGGCGGGCCAAGCATATAGGCCCCCAGCCCTGAGGAACAAGCCCATCACGAGTTCCAAGCTT CATGAGAATGAGCCTCCGCAGAACATGAGACCACAGTCAAAAGGTAGTGATAAGCCATTATCTAAAACAGCGCTCAAGAATCAAAGGAAGCACGAGGCGAAGAAGGTTGCTAAACAG GAAGCTAGGGCTGAAGGAAACCAAGAAATTGCTCCGGGCTCACCTGTGCTGAATGCAGCTCACGCTGTGGCCCCCTCAGTAACATCAGGAGATCCTGAGGTAGATAAGAAGATAAAGAACCTGAAAAAG AAACTAAAAGCCATTGAGCAGCTGAAAGATCAAGCAGCCACAGGCAAGCAGCTAGAGAAAAACCAG ATGGAGAAGATTCAGAAAGAAGCTGCCCTTCTGAAGGAGCTAGAAGATTTGGAGCTGGGCATTTAG